From Triticum aestivum cultivar Chinese Spring chromosome 7B, IWGSC CS RefSeq v2.1, whole genome shotgun sequence:
CTGGACCGATGGTTGGGCCAACCGAGGCCTGTAATAATTTTTTTGTTTTGGGTTTTGCTGGGGCTCGTTCGTTGCCCAGGTTTCTTTTCGTTTCTTCATCTTTTTTCATTCAATGAAATTAatcatttttgtaatatatgttgaataattttcttaatatatgttacaaaaattgttcaacatatattaaGGTTTTTTTTAACTTATATTGATCGTTTTTGTAATAAATATTCACCGCGCATTATGTAAAAAAAAAATAGATGCAAAATGATCATAACATTTTTTAAGTTTATAGTGAACTTTTTATTCTGCGATATTTTTtgtaaatacacactgaacattgaACTTTTTTTATATACAATGATTTTATATAAAtatacgatgaactttttttatattATAAAACCATTTGTCACCTATATATTGAACCTTTTTAAAACGATGAAAGTTTCATTCTCGGGTTCATATTTCTATTTGTCAAAAAATAACTCATGTAGTAATCTGCATGTTTACCAAACTAATATTTTTCTCAAAGATAATTCTATTAATACAGCCTGTGTAAAAATACGAAAAAATGATCATTTTGCATCTATTATAAAATGATCATTTTGCATCTAATAAATTTTTTGTAAAATATTGCAGGCTTTGTTTGGCCCAGCTGCCGGCCCAGCGTGTATGTGCTAGTATAATAAACATTTCACCTGCATCACGTCAATAGCGGCGTTGTGACGTACTGGCTAGCGCGCGCAGCCGCAGATCTGCAGGTCGCAGGTTCGAATCTCCGTCGTGTGCGATTTTTCATATAAAgccaaggggttttctgcaaaaaatatGCCACATCGGCACCTGACGGACGGGCCTCAACAgtcagatacactgtcaatacgTATAAATCAACTTTTTTGCAAAAATTTAGACCAATATTGATACTAACACGCAAAAATTAATaatcgtggtaccaatctgcatgtgatgtctgaattgtggtacttctgtgcaattaactcatAGTACTACTGTTATGAGTTGGAGTATATCATTAATATGATATTGATGCCAAATGACCCAACACATTGCAGTATTAGAACTTATTAATTTCGTCCATGGCATGAAGAATTTTGTCTGTCGCAGGGCATCTCTGTTTACATCTAAGGGAAAAGTTGCTATAGGCAGTTCATTATAAGCTTGTACTGGATTACGCCCATTGCGCAAGAGACGAAAAGAAATGTTACTGCAAACATGTAAGTTACCCCAATAAAAGGAGCCTGGTGCCAGATGGTTTCATAAACAAGTTATATCGAGCAAATGCCTCACTTATGAGAAAAACAGAGTTGTTTGAGAACAAAATTGATATCTTGGGAATTAATCTATAGCACACATATCCCTAGTTCCCTACTCCCCAAGGTTGAGACTCCGCTGGAAATCACGCATTACCGCCCGATTGCGTTGGTCCATAGCCTCATCAAGCTTCTCACAGAGGTTCTGGCTAGTAGGTTGCAGCATCTCATATCAACGCGTTCATTTCACGCAATCAGGCGTTATCAGAGGATGATGTGCTACAGTGAAAAACTTTGCTTTAGCTTCGAAGCTCGTGCGATGTGCTCAGAAGCGTAAAATGCCTTTGGTCATGCTGAAGATGGATTTCCAAGAAGCTTTTGACTCCTTCAGCTGGAGCTGCATTCTGCAATTACTACGACAAAGGTTTTGGAGTCAACGGCATTTGGGAGATCTTCAAAACTGGACAAACTCGGGTAATGGTAAACGGGTGCTTGGAAATAAAAACTCTGTTTCTCATCAATATAATCCAAGGTTAGGCCGACTCAGCAAGCCTTTTCCGGAACAGGTCGTCTTCTTTTTGAGATCATTCAGTGCTAATTGTTCAGTCTGGCATCTCAGTTGAGCGGAGAAAAGAGCTCCATTTTGTGTGGATACATGCAATCGAGACATAACCGTATAACTAGCTAGTTTCATATATCACCATTCAAATCCAAACATGTAAGCAAGTTACAGATGTTTTATCCGGGGAAAGCTGAACCAAGAAGAGGCATACTTATCTTGCTCCCGGAGAGCACATCCTCAACTCGTTTGTAAATGAACAAAGGAAAAATAAACGTAAAACTATGGAAACAGAAAACAGCAGGAAAAGAGGACTAGCAGTACTCCAACATATGACCAAAGCACCAACGCTCTTTCTTCAATCATAGCAGCATtaatctatcaaaaacaaaacTCTGCTAATTAAGGGCCATGATACACATGTTGTAATCCTAACAAAACACGTTGACACACACAGCATCTGTTAACCTCCTGAAACCTTGTTATCCCAAATTGCGTAATGGACAACAGAGATCAAACTGACAGGCTATGGAAGTGCTACAGAATAACATTTCAAACACTAAAAATGCCTCCACTCAAAGAGCACGGCACTCGTCTTAACAATGTCTCatcttgcagcaaaagaaagacTGAATTTCTAGTCTTAACAATGTCACTCGTGCATCTTAACCGCGGCGAAACTAAAGCAAATTTGGGAGGCAGGGAGGAACAGTAATATAAAGTTCTAATATCATAGATCGATATTTGATACTTCAGAACATTAACAGGATATTCAGCACATCATCGTACGAACCAAATGATGACGTCATAGGTGCTACTGCAACCATCCAAAATGGCATGTTCTACTGCTGGTCTGCTAGTACATGATCTGAATCTAAGCAAAGCAAACCATGAGTCATGATCACTCAGACATGCTATGTGAAGAATGGAGCCTCCTCATCTGTTTGCATCTCATGGCCTGGAATTGGAACAACGCTCTCTTTGAGGCAGTGGTGGGTAAGACACATGCGATACTGACGCTTTCCAATGTTCACAATACCTAAGAACTTGCCATCAATATCACAGCGCAACACATGTTTGTGGTTAAACCTGATCAGCAGCTCACGCTCATTTAGCACAGACATATCATTAAACAATTGCACCGCAGATTCGAGTGGTCTACTCTTTTTCTTTCTGAAAGAAGTTAAATAAAGTTGTCTTGATGCCTCCACCGTTGACACGTCAATCCGGTACTTAAAAGCCCAGATTTCAGCCTTGTAATCCTGCATCACCCAGACATCCATAGAAGTGGACTTGGAAACCGAGCCGCCACACCAAGCTAGCGTCCCCTCCATGTCAAACAACTTCCTATAACGGCAGGGCTGGGTGGGACTGCACATCCACCTGAATGACTCTGTTTCTGTGTCGAACACAATAATATCTCCACCGCCTACTGTAATGTGGCTGTCATCATAAGGAAGCCAGTGCAGCCTGCCACGGTGGTGTACGGGTGATGAACAGTCAGATGAAGAGGGCAGCTGGTTCAATAACTTCTGTTGTGTGGAAGACGATGAGACTGTTGGCATTCTGACACTGATGAACTTTGGCCTGTCAGATCCCACTGTGAGCACATATAAGCTGGATTCAGAGGAGTATTGTGATTGTGACCGTGAGACCCAGAGAACCCTGTATTCTCCAGTTGGATGGTGCTGGTAGAAACCGACAATGGTACTGTGGATGCCTTGCCCAACTTGAGGCTGTGGTAGGAGAGCATGCTTGCGGGTAACTGGATTGCAGATGTAGAATTTGTGTCCCCAATAAATTATAAGGAAGCCATCACAGACGGCTCTGGGCTGATTCCAGTAACGGCGTTTGGAGCTTGAGAGGAAAGGCCAAAGCTGTTGATTGGAGGCACCAGCACCGGCGTCGCCGAAGACGACATAATTGGCAGGCTTTCCACAACCATCCACAATGGGGAGCGACAGCTGGCGTCGGTGGTGTTCGAGCATGAATTCAGGTGTGGATGTGGCACTGCGCCATGAAGTGTTCACAACCCGACAGCGGCCGACGTCCTTGGACCCCAACAGGACGAGTATCTTGTTGATGATCTCCTCGGGCAGGTCCTCGAGCAGGGTCGCGCCTCTCCTGTCCGGCATCGTGCTCCGTCGAGTCCAGTGAACTGAAAAGACGCGGCAAATAACTTCTTCAGAGTTCAGACCAGCTTCTAATCTTTTTTTTTTAAAAGCAAGTAAAATACAGGAAGGAGGTGAGGTGAGACGTGTTTACCCTCGGAGACTGGacgcgccagagaaggagggtccggcggcggcgagcaacgGCGAGCAACGGCGGCAACGCGGGCGTGTTCCTTCGATTCTAGGCACGAATACACGAAAGATCTGAGCGCCAACGGTAGATGCAGAGAAAAACAAAGAGAGCGCGCCGGGGAAGAGAGATGCTCACCTGCGTGCTCCCGTGGGATTACGGCGTGAAGCGGAAGAGCGGCTTGGTTGAGTGAGGCGACTCAAACCCTAGGAGAGGAGCTCGATCTGGAGGCCATTGCGCGAGGTGCGGACTGCGGGGAGGAGGCAAGCGAGATCGATCTGGACTGGAGTCCAcgacgccggccggccggccgcgaGCTCGATTCAGAGGTAAAATTAGGTCTTGCAGCGCCTGGTCTGCTCGAATGGGGATGGGGAATTTCTCACCTCGAGGATAGAGGAAGAGATTGACTCGGCAGAGTCCTTCCTTTTCCTTTTTGTCTTTTACAACAAATGCCATTGGCCCAAAGGCCCGGTTTATTCAAAATGCCATGCTATTTTACAAGAATGCCATGTTATAATTTAATAAAATGCCACGAAAATATTGTTTTGCTTTACTTGGTCCATTCTGCAAAAATCTAAAAAAAGATGCCATCTCTTAACATTTATAATACTGCCATGATAATTTATTAAAGAAAGTTTAAAATTGCAACGTGACATAATTTCCAAATTTTGTAAAATTGCCATGCTAATTTTGGGAAGAAATATGCCATCATGGTTCAAAAAGAAGATAAAAGGGGGCGCGGTCTTGGGATTCGAACTAGGGGCCTCCATGTGCAAGACCACGCCGCTGGCAAGTGGATGGCGGGTATCATTTGGAAAGAAAGACCATTCATTGGGTTTTATCCTCATTGTACCAGTTTCAAATCTGACGTGGCACCGAACCTGTACTGATTCGTGCAACGATGGGGAGGGGGTTGTTGCGAAATCCCTCACGGCTGACGGTCGCCAATTATGATTTCTGAATAAAAATTTTAGAAGGTGTAGTCAATTCTTAGGCAATATAATGGAGCTCCATTTACTACTCCAATTTGAAGATTACCCACATGTCACTTTTCTCTTGCAAAAAAGAAATTACTTCTAACGTTTCACATGATGACATCACAATAATATACGGTTACAATCAAGAGCCTCGATACATGATGAAGCTCAATGAAGCCAAACAACACTACAAGCCTCTATCCAACTATAGAATATCAACTGATGTGCTACCCTATTATAACCGTGTTTAAGTTTTTGGGAATAAACACCCTCTCTTCTTAGAGAGTCTTAGTCCTAGCCGCCAAATGAGACCGTACGAGGCACACAACGAATACGAAGCTCGCTTGGATAAATGACAAGAGACCTTGCATTTATTTGTTATTAATGTGCCCGACACCGCCTTTCACGTCATCCTCATCATGAGAGCCACGTCCGAAGATATCAATGTGATATAAAAAAAACTTCCCCAATAATGGACACCATCCAGTCATGCGCTAGCTCTCGTCCATTGCTAatgctttagagcatctccaatagatggtccaaatgtaAAAATAACTAACTTTTGGACCGTCTGGAGCAAAAATCAGTGCTCCAACAGACGGTCCATATGCAAAAAAAAAGGGTCGCGGCCTC
This genomic window contains:
- the LOC123161984 gene encoding uncharacterized protein, with translation MPDRRGATLLEDLPEEIINKILVLLGSKDVGRCRVVNTSWRSATSTPEFMLEHHRRQLSLPIVDGCGKPANYVVFGDAGAGASNQQLWPFLSSSKRRYWNQPRAVCDGFLIIYWGHKFYICNPVTRKHALLPQPQVGQGIHSTIVGFYQHHPTGEYRVLWVSRSQSQYSSESSLYVLTVGSDRPKFISVRMPTVSSSSTQQKLLNQLPSSSDCSSPVHHRGRLHWLPYDDSHITVGGGDIIVFDTETESFRWMCSPTQPCRYRKLFDMEGTLAWCGGSVSKSTSMDVWVMQDYKAEIWAFKYRIDVSTVEASRQLYLTSFRKKKSRPLESAVQLFNDMSVLNERELLIRFNHKHVLRCDIDGKFLGIVNIGKRQYRMCLTHHCLKESVVPIPGHEMQTDEEAPFFT